A DNA window from Falco naumanni isolate bFalNau1 chromosome Z, bFalNau1.pat, whole genome shotgun sequence contains the following coding sequences:
- the ELL2 gene encoding RNA polymerase II elongation factor ELL2, with protein MAGLRDGARHGVSCGTGKPNVKVLHVKLTETGQRALESYQGGKDRTSSQPSVCFQGSQGHVKIPKVDSSNEVKTFSFSLSNVGKDNPQGSFDCVQQMNSSSGDSKLTSLGVTQNKITMRATSDSYQTTKARLTQVEEESCNRNLKVIKAGGPFLGRRVPIKKLIRCGSSPVLVRNKVTSTNCGKTSRRSQKHSSVSHRPYRDRVVHLLALKNYKKPELLARLQRDGVNQKDRNSLGIILKQVASLNPKDNCYVLRDYLFKDIQKDWPGYTEEERQSLELILSKKLNPPQSAATATTTSSDSVSAATSKNNDKSTAQKRHSSPISVRHMGKKQRIAHLSNRTYPLLSSHLPALSAKATTAPLLSTTTTTISTPSSALLPSTRLISSTPQVALYKSPSTPKGQGSQKLPVATFSQNGSIACEVQQEKHTSLTPCRIPVASAVQVKPPMSAGKKPVVLHKKSCNVKEHKKNKSNMQDVRASEEEKNASEEETTNWKKSSDLDSGDGLTETCTASVESPSSTPEQPDYILKYTAIGSYNQRQSYKDDFNAEFDEYRTLHARIDSVIKRFTQLDELRKSLSPGSKEYEVFCEEVLEEYQKVKESYPSYYEEKHRCEYLHKKLSHIKRMVVEFDRQQAETWHYALFGQHS; from the exons caTGTTAAAATTCCCAAAGTTGATTCCTCAAATGAAGTGAAGACATTTAGCTTCAGCTTGTCAAATGTTGGCAAAGATAATCCTCAGGGAAGCTTTGACTGTGTCCAGCAAATGAACTCAAG TTCCGGAGACTCAAAACTCACTAGCCTGGGAGTTACACAGAATAAAATCACCATGCGTGCAACTAGTGATTCCTATCAGACGACTAAAGCACGCTTGACCCAGGTAGAAGAGGAGTCATGCAACAGAAATCTAAAGGTCATTAAAGCTGGTGGACCATTTCTAG GCAGAAGAGTACCGATCAAAAAACTAATACGGTGTGGTTCAAGTCCTGTGCTAGTGCGGAATAAAGTGACATCCACAAACTGCGGCAAAACATCACGGAGGTCTCAAAAACACAGTAGTGTTTCCCACAGACCATACAGGGACAGGGTGGTTCACTTACTGGCACTGAAGAACTACAAGAAACCAGAGCTACTTGCTCGCTTGCAGCGAGATGGTGTCAACCAAAAGGACAGGAATTCCCTTGGAATTATCCTCAAGCAG GTAGCCAGCTTGAATCCAAAGGATAACTGCTACGTTCTGAGGGATTACTTATTTAAAGACATTCAGAAAGATTGGCCTGGATAcactgaagaagaaagacaGTCATTGGAGTTAATACTTTCGAA GAAGTTAAATCCACCTCAGAGTGCCGCCACCGCCACCACTACCAGCAGCGATTCGGTCTCTGCTGCGACTTCTAAGAACAATGATAAATCAACTGCTCAG aAGCGGCATTCGAGTCCCATTTCTGTCCGTCACATGGGCAAAAAGCAGAGGATAGCTCATCTGAGCAATCGAACGTACCCCTTGCTCAGCAGCCACCTGCCAGCCCTCAGTGCAAAAGCCACCACTGCCCCTCTGCtgtccaccaccaccacaaccatCTCGACTCCCTCTTCTGCGTTGCTACCTTCCACACGCCTCATTTCCAGCACTCCTCAAGTTGCCTTGTACAAATCCCCCAGCACCCCTAAGGGGCAGGGGTCACAAAAGCTGCCGGTGGCCACCTTCAGTCAAAATGGAAGTATCGCCTGTGAagtgcagcaggaaaaacatACCTCTCTGACTCCTTGTAGAATCCCAGTGGCTTCCGCCGTGCAGGTGAAGCCTCCTATGTCTGCCGGCAAGAAGCCTGTGGTGTTGCACAAAAAGTCCTGTAATGTGAAAGAGCAtaagaagaacaaaagcaataTGCAGGATGTTAGGGCAAGTGAGGAGGAGAAAAACGCTAGTGAAGAAGAAACTACCAACTGGAAAAAATCCTCCGATCTGGATTCAGGTGATG gACTTACAGAAACTTGCACTGCCTCTGTAGAATCTCCTTCCTCAACACCTGAACAACCAGACTACATCCT aaaataCACAGCTATAGGCTCATACAATCAACGCCAGAGTTACAAGGATGACTTCAATGCGGAGTTTGATGAATACAGGACTTTGCATGCTCGAATAGACAGTGTCATCAAGAGATTCACGCAGCTTGATGAACTGCGGAAGAGTCTTTCTCCAGGGTCCAAAGAATATGAG gtCTTTTGTGAGGAAGTCTTAGAAGAGTATCAAAAGGTAAAAGAG TCTTATCCCAGCTACTATGAAGAGAAACACAGATGTGAGTACCTCCACAAGAAGCTGTCTCACATCAAGAGAATGGTAGTGGAATTCGACAGACAGCAGGCAGAGACGTGGCACTACGCCTTATTTGGCCAGCACAGTTGA